From the genome of Candidatus Eremiobacteraceae bacterium, one region includes:
- a CDS encoding sulfite exporter TauE/SafE family protein — protein sequence MDWHIALAGLLVGTAVGFSGVGGSALMLPVLVLMLGVQPLIAVGTDLAYSVPTKIVGMIVHWRQQTIRWKLVLLLAIGGVPGALAGVFLLGFVKQLVPLDVLNSNLKHGLGVLLFIVAALIVGGQYIQSRRDKGKNWVPLRPKAPWILATGLVVGFLVSLTSIGAGSITMTLMCLILPRMRIQELVGSDVAFAAIIVPIAAAGHWALGSINWPMTVSLLFGSIPGVIIGSRLCGILPEKIVRPATAVVMAFTGTRMF from the coding sequence ATGGATTGGCATATCGCCCTCGCGGGGCTCCTCGTCGGCACTGCGGTCGGGTTCTCCGGAGTCGGCGGCAGCGCCCTCATGCTGCCCGTGCTCGTGCTCATGCTCGGCGTCCAGCCGCTCATCGCGGTCGGAACCGACCTCGCGTATAGCGTTCCGACGAAGATCGTCGGCATGATCGTCCACTGGCGCCAGCAGACGATCCGCTGGAAGCTCGTTCTCCTGCTCGCGATCGGCGGCGTGCCGGGCGCGCTCGCCGGCGTCTTCCTGCTCGGCTTCGTCAAGCAACTCGTGCCGCTCGACGTGCTGAACTCGAACCTGAAACACGGGCTCGGCGTGCTGCTCTTCATCGTCGCCGCGCTCATCGTCGGCGGCCAGTACATCCAATCGAGGCGCGATAAGGGCAAGAACTGGGTGCCGCTCCGGCCGAAGGCGCCGTGGATCCTGGCGACGGGTCTCGTCGTCGGCTTCCTCGTCAGCTTGACCTCGATCGGCGCCGGCTCGATCACGATGACGCTCATGTGCCTCATCCTGCCGCGCATGCGGATCCAAGAGCTCGTCGGGTCGGACGTCGCGTTCGCCGCTATCATCGTGCCGATCGCTGCGGCTGGCCACTGGGCGCTCGGCAGCATCAACTGGCCGATGACGGTCAGCTTGCTCTTCGGTTCGATACCAGGCGTCATCATCGGCAGCCGTCTGTGCGGCATCTTGCCTGAGAAGATCGTGCGGCCCGCCACTGCGGTCGTCATGGCGTTCACCGGAACGCGCATGTTCTAG
- a CDS encoding sulfite exporter TauE/SafE family protein, with the protein MDWHIALAGLLVGTAVGFSGVGGSALMMPVLVLLIGVQPLVAVGTDLAYSVPTKLVGMFVHWRQQTVRWKLVLLLAIGGIPGAVAGVLMLGYVKRLISIDALNEYLKHGLGSLLFLVAGIILFGQYIQSNREKSKNWVPLRPKAAVIVLIGLGVGFLVSLTSIGAGSIAMTLLYLILPTMRFQQLVGSGVAFAAIIVPIAAAGHWALGSINFPMTLSLLVGSIPGVIIGSRLCGVLPDKVVRPATALVMAVTAVRMF; encoded by the coding sequence ATGGACTGGCACATAGCGCTCGCAGGCCTTCTCGTCGGAACCGCTGTCGGGTTCTCCGGCGTGGGCGGCAGCGCGCTCATGATGCCGGTCCTCGTTTTGTTGATAGGCGTCCAGCCGCTCGTCGCCGTTGGCACGGATCTCGCGTACAGCGTGCCGACGAAGCTCGTCGGCATGTTCGTGCACTGGCGCCAACAGACGGTGCGCTGGAAACTCGTCTTGCTGCTCGCGATAGGCGGCATCCCCGGCGCCGTCGCGGGCGTCCTGATGCTCGGCTATGTGAAACGGCTGATCTCGATCGATGCGCTCAACGAGTACTTGAAGCACGGCCTCGGTTCGCTGCTCTTCCTCGTCGCCGGCATCATCTTGTTCGGCCAGTACATCCAGAGCAATCGCGAGAAGAGCAAGAACTGGGTGCCCCTGCGCCCGAAGGCGGCGGTGATCGTGCTCATCGGACTCGGTGTCGGCTTCCTCGTCAGCCTGACGTCGATCGGCGCCGGTTCGATCGCGATGACGCTGCTCTATCTCATCTTGCCGACGATGCGTTTTCAACAGCTCGTCGGTTCGGGCGTCGCGTTCGCGGCGATCATCGTTCCGATCGCAGCCGCCGGCCATTGGGCGCTCGGGAGCATCAACTTCCCGATGACGCTCAGCTTGCTCGTCGGTTCGATTCCCGGCGTCATCATCGGGAGCCGCCTCTGCGGCGTGCTACCGGATAAAGTCGTCCGCCCGGCGACCGCGCTCGTCATGGCCGTGACGGCAGTTCGGATGTTCTGA